From Shewanella acanthi:
AATCTTGCCCTCTGTGGTGCAAAAAGTATCCCAAATACAGGGCTGACGATGTTGTGCATCACCTTCAATTTGAAAGGACGCAGTCGCTACGCCATATAAAAAATCTTTTTGCATCATTGCTGAATCACTCGGCAGAGTGAAAGGCAGAATTGTTGTCATTGTCGTGTAGTTCCAGATCTTGACCCTGTAGCAGTTTACCCTTTTCCAGTCATACGGCTGGTTTAATAGGCTAAACAAGTTGACAAGAGTTAGCATAGTGTTAAAAATGAAAGCGCTTACATTAATCTAATGGCTGAACATTCAAAGGTCAATCATAAAGCTATAAGACCGCAGAAATGACGGCAAAAATCAGGGGATAAAAATGGCTGCGACACCTCTTTCGCAATCGAGTGCTACGCATAATACCAGCGGAGCAAACGGACGCTATGGTTTTGCGTTAACATCGCTTACCAGTTTGTTTTTTATGTGGGGATTTATTACGTGTTTGAACGATATTCTGATCCCCCATTTAAAGGCGGTGTTTGAGCTTAATTATGCTCAGGCAATGTTGATTCAATTCTGTTTTTTCGGTGCGTATTTTCTTGTGTCTGTGCCTGCGGGAGCCTTAGTTAGACGTCTTGGTTACCAAAAGGGCATAGTAGTTGGTCTTTTGACCGCAGCTCTGGGATGTGGACTCTTTTATCCTGCAGCTGTATCGGCAACCTACGGGGTATTTTTAGGCGCCCTGTTTGTTCTTGCTAGTGGGATCACTGTATTGCAGGTGGCGGCGAATCCCTATGTGGCAGCGCTTGGGCCGGTGCAAACCGCTTCTAGTCGATTAACCCTGACTCAAGCATTTAATGCCTTAGGTACCACAGTGGCTCCCGCCTTTGGTTCTGTGCTGATTTTATCTGCCGCGGTGGGGGCTTCTGCTGAGGCCGAAGCTGAGGCGGTAAAACTACCTTATCTCCTCCTGTGTGGCATGCTCATTGTACTGGCAGTGGTTTTTGCATTGTTGAAACTGCCACATTTACATGAGCAGGAAGACCATGTTCAAGGGGCTGCAAAAGTTAGTGCGTTAAGCCATAGGCACTTGGTTTTGGGTGCCCTAGGGATATTTGTTTACGTGGGTGGTGAAGTTGCCATCGGTAGCTTTTTAGTGAACTTTTTAGGTCAACCCCATGTAGCGGGAATGGTTGAGTCTGAGGCCGCGCATTACATTGCCTTCTACTGGGGCGGCGCTATG
This genomic window contains:
- a CDS encoding sugar MFS transporter → MAATPLSQSSATHNTSGANGRYGFALTSLTSLFFMWGFITCLNDILIPHLKAVFELNYAQAMLIQFCFFGAYFLVSVPAGALVRRLGYQKGIVVGLLTAALGCGLFYPAAVSATYGVFLGALFVLASGITVLQVAANPYVAALGPVQTASSRLTLTQAFNALGTTVAPAFGSVLILSAAVGASAEAEAEAVKLPYLLLCGMLIVLAVVFALLKLPHLHEQEDHVQGAAKVSALSHRHLVLGALGIFVYVGGEVAIGSFLVNFLGQPHVAGMVESEAAHYIAFYWGGAMVGRFIGAAVMQKIDAGKVLGFNAAMAAILVLVAISTEGMVSMWAILAVGLFNSIMFPTIFSLALKNLGPATAQGSGILCLAIVGGAVVPLLQGLLADSIGLSSSFILPVLCYGYILFYGLRGSKAQEA